Below is a window of Syngnathus typhle isolate RoL2023-S1 ecotype Sweden linkage group LG12, RoL_Styp_1.0, whole genome shotgun sequence DNA.
CATCAGATTGAAGAAAAGATGGGGACCCGCGCAGACCAAGAAATGGATTGGTTGCCGGTCGATGTCAAGTTCAGAGCACATTGTGACAAAGAATGGTGTGGTCGACCGCTGATATTTGTGGAGGGGGGTGGCgatttaaagggggggggggggcaacactgaATACTGGTTTCCCAAATCAACGGGGACGGGGGGGGAAATGCGGTGTGACGAATTAGTTGGCATTGTTCTTCATTTGAACACCAGGGGGTGGTGTTGCGCCAAATAGCACCCAAATAAGGGTCGTGGAAGAAATCGCGCAAGCCAATAGAAACGCAGACTGTCGTGAGGACACTAGCCCTAAAACTCTTCTGTTTTGAAATCAATCCATTTTTATCCCTCCCGGAGTCCCCAGATGACCGGAGGCGCATTTCCTCTCCATGACTGCGCGCGTGAGTTTCTGATTGCCGCCAGCGACGCGTTTAAAATAGTCCAAAAGGTTCTTCTCTTGTCTTTCGACTGCATTCTGATGCTAGTCGAACAAACCAGGAGCCGAAACTCCGAACAACGTCGCGTACTTTGAGCacttttgcatgttgcaaaaaaaaaaaaaaaacggaacatTGGCTCACGTGAAGTGAGATAACGTGGCGTGAGCGTCCACGAGATAAGCGCGAGATCTGCGCGCGGGTGATGTTAATGTCTCCAATGAGCAAGAAATGAACACCGCTGTGCTTCTCCTAAGACCGcatggtgagtgagtgagtgagtgagtgagtgagtgagtgagtgagtgagtgagtgagtgagtgagtgagtgagtgagtgagtgagtgagtgagtgagtgagtgagtgaggcagtgaggcagtgaggtgagtgagtgagtgagtgagtgagtgagtgagtgagtgagtgagtgagtgagtgagtgagtgagtgagtgagtgagtgagtgagtgagtgagtgagtgagtgagtgagtgagtgagggcgGCCCTGTTCAGGGCATTTCTCTAGAAATGTTGCGAAAGTCATCTTTTAGGAAACGGCGACTTCAAGGAAGAGTTTTGCACAATTCCGTCTATTCTTTTCAAATATTGCGGCAAATGATTGCCACGGCCCAATGGAAGCCATATCTGAAAGAAATGCCAATCATTCCGATTGCCTGGCTGGCAGTTGTGCTTGCATTGGAGAACCTCCGCGTGACCAAGTGCGCGTGCTCTAGGTGTGCGTCTTGTACTTTGCTGAGAGCGCCGAGCTCAGCGGCCTGCGTGAGGAGCCCTTACAAGTGGACACGCCAATCAGCAGTCGGGACCTTTGGACTCGCTTGCTAGGACAACACCCCAGGTTGGAGCCGAGCGCAGCGGAATGGGGGCCTCGTGCGTCTGATGTGCGTGCGCGCAGGTTGCGGGCCTTGCAGGGGCACGTTGTGTTGGCCGTGCGCCATCAGTACGTCGCCGTCGACGACCGGGAGCCGCTGACGCTGCGAGACGGAGACGAGATCGCCGTGGTGCCGCCGCTGAGCGGAGGATGAGCAGCCCATCGCCGCCCATCGTGAGTTTCTTCCCTTCATTGCGCAATAAGAATCGCAACATGCTAACACGGCGTAAGGACACTCATTGTCTTTGCGTCGCAACGTTGCTGACAATGAACACGGACACCGTCGTAAGAGCCTCTGAGCGCCGCCTCCCTTCCCCTCCTCACAGAGGGCACGGCACGTCCGCAACAATGCTATCTGACAAACGTTTGCTGCCACAATCATCGTCCATCAGCTAACCGTGGTAACAATGGCGCCCTAATTGTCTCCCTCCTCTCATCCGCCATCTTCCCTggcaaggcggcggcggcggaggcggcaGCAGCAGAGGAGGCGCGGAACATCTTCCAGCTGAGCCGCCATCGGCTGTCCGTCGACAATGTAGTGGCAGCAGTCGCCAGCGCCTCCTGCGGCGCCATTTCTCTCTTCATAGGTACTGGTGCCATCGCTTGCTCTCTGCCGAGGCCCGGGATAAGATGCGGCGTCCCTCGTCGCAGGTACCACGCGCCAGGACCGCTCGGACGGCGGGAAGGTGATCGGTCTGGAGTACGAGGCGTACGAGGCCATGGTCCGGTCGGAGCTGGCCGAGCTGTGCCGGCGCCTGCGGGCGCGTTGGCCCGACCTCGTGCACATCTGCGTGCACCATCGCCTCGGGTCGCACCAACGCCGCAACCCCGGGCCGCCGTGAACGCTCCGCTCTTAACCCggcgctctgctctgctctgctctgctccgctCCTTCCTCCCTCAGGTGGGTGGCTGTGGGAGAGGCCAGCGTGGTGGCGGCCGTCTCGTCTCCGCACCGCCGCCAAGGCCAGCAGGCCCTCGCTAACCTGCTGGACGGCCTGAAGGCCAACGTGCCCGTGTGGAAGAAGGTCAGGATGGCCCTGCCTgctgggccggccggccgactcGACCCGTCTGGTCACCCGAGCTCACCTCTCGCCCGCTCCGCAGGAAGTGTACGAGGATCGCGGGAGCAGCTGGAAGGAAAACGCTGAGTGTGCCTGGGCCAGTTGCCACGGCAGCCACACCGCTTCCACACCCATGGATCAATAAAGGCGGCAAACTTGTCATTCTGGCGGCCAATCACTTGTTTGTCCACACAAGTCCGTTGTCATGCAGATTGGGACATTGCCCTGGGACCAGTGGCCGCCCCCTGTGTCCATGTGCAGCTGTTTGTCACATCACATTGAGTCGCAAACGACAGCCAGCGTGTCATCATGAGAGAAAAGTAAAATCACGCGTCGGAGGAGTGAAAGGCGAGAGAGAGCTCTTCTTCGTCCTCCCCGCCAAGCCTCCGTTgagttttttgtctttctttttagtTTTAGGTTTTCGTTTGTTTGTTTCCGGCGGGGGGCGTGGACGAAGGTGGCAGCGTGACGTCACGAGACGTGACGCTCGCTCATCGCCACCGCCCCGCCCACGCAGGTCAGCTGATCAACTGCGGGTCTGCTGACTGTCAAGCGGCTTCGGCTCGGCCGCGCGCGGTGGGACTGAGAGCGGTCCACGGCGGACGGAGTCGGCGTCTCGTCTGTCTTCCTTCTCGGATCTCCGGACTGGCCGCTTGGTGTCGAGTGGATTTCAAGACTGGATCTGTCGGCCGAATCTTTGACCTCAGTCTCCAGCTGCGCTCGCTCGGCGCACCTTTGCCCGGGGCGGGACCCCACTCCTCGTTTCCCTCCTCCTGCTCCCGGCGGCCGGCTGGCCCGGCCGTCCATCCACACGCCCGTCCGGCGTGCCTCCCTCCCCGCCTTCTGCGTATCACCATGGGTCTGGCGGAGGTCGCCATGCAGGGCCTTGCCGTGTTCGGTTTGCTGCTGTTCGTCGTGCTGTGGCTCATGCACTTCATGTCCATCATTTACGTGTGAGTTCGCCACGCTCTGCCTTCGCCTAccttagcctagcctagcctaggcTGGCTTACGTTAGCCTACTCTATCTATGTTAGCTTAGCCGAGCCCAGCCCACCGCGGGCTGGCCGCCCGGCACCGCTAGCTAACTTAAATCCCGCTGGTCTGGCTGGAAGTGCTCCGACCTTGTGTTTTCACATTGGATAAAacggacatttaaaaaaaaaaagtgtcattatGTTTGGGGCTGGGCGTAGGGTAGCTAGCCGGTCGGTCAGCGCCGGCCgacggagatttttttttcatcctctgTCGAGTGAATACCGAGTGAATGTTTTGGACATCGGCGTTGCTGAAGCCGACCTAAATGCTTTGCTGACTTTCTATAAAGCGTTAAGTACTACTCTAAGGTAGGGTAGCCCGACCGAACCGCGTTAAGACGTGAAGCTACGTTGAATAGCCAAACGGCAGGCAGGTACATTTATTAGTAAACATCTTGTACCCATTTTGTATGGTGCGAGGGGGACAAATGACTTTTGGCTTTGTCAGCCATgcatcgctcgctcgctggctcactCTCAAAACAACGGAACTGTGGTTTTTTCACCTGATCTTTTTACAAATTCTTTGAGTCGTGGCGAAAACAATCGGCAGACCAATGGATAAGTAGACAGGCCTTTGCCGTCCTCCAAACGACCTCTGACCCCGTCCGTCTGTTGTCAGGCGCCTGCGTCTGCACAAGACGAGGCCGGAGGTTCAGCCGCCGGCAGGCGTGTCCCTGCTCAAGCCGCTCAAGGGCGTGGACGCTAACCTCATCTCCAACCTGGAGACCTTCTTCACCATGGACTACCCCAAGGTAACTgaacccctcccccccccccccccccaaccgctGGAACCGTGTGCGTACGCGCATGTTGTaatctcgtgtgtgtgcgtgcagtaCGAGGTGCTGATGTGCGTTCAGGACCAGGACGACCCCGCCGTGGACGTATGCAAGAAGCTGCTGGGCAAATATCCCAACGTGGACGCTCGCCTTTTCATCGGTAACCGCTTACGACGCCCTCACATTGAAACGCTCTCTTGCCTGTGTACGGCCCGCTCTGTCTGCGGTCTGCGTCTTAATGGGCGGCCCTTCCAGGCCCTCGGTACTGAGCAATTTGAGGCCATCTAACTGGGCCAACTAAGTTTCCATTTTGGCCCAAATGTGGACCTGACCCAGCGCCTGTCTCTGGCAGGGGGCAAGAAAGTGGGCATCAACCCCAAGATCAACAACCTGATGCCAGGCTACGAGAGCGCCAAATACGGCCTGGTTTGGATCTGCGACAGCGGCATCCGAGGTCGTCCGGCGCCACCTTGACCCTGCGCCGTCTGAGCGGCGGCCCCGTGCTAACGCCAATGCTAACTGTGTGTGACTGCAGTGAAAGCCGACACCCTGACCGATCTGAGCAATCAGATGACCGAGAAGGTGGGCCTTGTGCACGGCCTGCCGTATGTCGCCGACCGCCAGGGCTTCGCCGCCACGCTGGAGCAGGTGAGGCTCGTCAGCGGGACGCCCAGTTAGCTTGAGAAGGCGCATCAGCACCGCGCTAACTCCCGTGAGGGTGACTAGCGGAGCGGCCCGAGATCGCCTAACGAGAGGCAAACTGGTCGGCAGGTCTACTTCGGGACGTCGCACCCTCGCTCGTACATTTCGGCCAACGTGATGGGCATCAAGTGCGTGACGGGCATGTCGTGTCTGATGCGCAAGGACGTCCTGGACCAGGCCGGCGGACTGGTGGCTTTTGCGCAGTACATCGCTGAAGATTACTTCATGGCCAAGGCCATCGCCGACAGGTACGCGCGCACACGCTCGGGCTCTTTCTTTTCATGCACTGACTGGCtttctgtcacacacacacacacacaaacgccccCGCTCACGCACACTcttctatacacacacacacacacacacacacacacacactccaaacGAGAATGTACGCAGGCCGGCATCTCCAGCAGCAACGCTGTTAAGCGTTTTGCATTGGAATCGGGTGCGTGTCCGCTACACAAGTTAACGCGGCGC
It encodes the following:
- the ugcg gene encoding ceramide glucosyltransferase; translation: MGLAEVAMQGLAVFGLLLFVVLWLMHFMSIIYVRLRLHKTRPEVQPPAGVSLLKPLKGVDANLISNLETFFTMDYPKYEVLMCVQDQDDPAVDVCKKLLGKYPNVDARLFIGGKKVGINPKINNLMPGYESAKYGLVWICDSGIRVKADTLTDLSNQMTEKVGLVHGLPYVADRQGFAATLEQVYFGTSHPRSYISANVMGIKCVTGMSCLMRKDVLDQAGGLVAFAQYIAEDYFMAKAIADRGWKFSMATQVALQNSGSYSIGQFQSRLIRWTKLRINMLPGTVLEPVSECFLASLIIGWAAHHLFRWDMMVFFMCHCLAWFIADYVQLTGVQGGPPSFSKLDFAVAWFIRESMAVQIFLSALWDPTISWRTGRYRLRCGGTAEEILDV
- the LOC133163640 gene encoding molybdopterin synthase catalytic subunit; translated protein: MSSPSPPIAAAAEAAAAEEARNIFQLSRHRLSVDNVVAAVASASCGAISLFIGTTRQDRSDGGKVIGLEYEAYEAMVRSELAELCRRLRARWPDLVHICVHHRLGWVAVGEASVVAAVSSPHRRQGQQALANLLDGLKANVPVWKKEVYEDRGSSWKENAECAWASCHGSHTASTPMDQ